One stretch of Rosistilla oblonga DNA includes these proteins:
- a CDS encoding anthranilate synthase component II, whose product MVVVIDNYDSFTYNLVQRLGEIQPQIDVQVRRNDQISIEELERLKPSRILISPGPCTPSEAGISVDVVKHFAGRIPLLGVCLGHQSIGQALGGKIIRAPELMHGKTDQIYHDNGGLFEGIEMPFVATRYHSLVIEPASLPEDLIVSAWTDTGGTRQIMGVRHKKFQLEGWQFHPESFLTEPGIALLTRFLNWT is encoded by the coding sequence ATAACTATGATTCGTTCACCTACAACTTGGTCCAGCGGTTGGGCGAAATCCAGCCGCAGATCGATGTGCAGGTTCGTCGCAACGACCAGATTTCGATCGAAGAGCTGGAACGACTGAAGCCCTCGCGAATCCTGATCTCGCCGGGCCCCTGCACTCCCAGCGAGGCGGGGATCAGCGTCGATGTCGTCAAACACTTCGCCGGGCGGATCCCATTGTTAGGCGTCTGTCTGGGGCATCAATCGATCGGCCAAGCTTTGGGAGGCAAGATCATCCGCGCCCCCGAACTGATGCACGGCAAGACCGACCAGATCTACCACGACAACGGCGGATTGTTCGAGGGAATCGAGATGCCGTTTGTCGCCACGCGGTATCACAGCCTAGTGATCGAACCCGCTTCGCTCCCCGAGGATCTGATCGTTTCCGCCTGGACCGACACCGGCGGAACGCGGCAGATCATGGGCGTGCGGCACAAGAAATTTCAGCTCGAAGGCTGGCAATTCCACCCCGAGAGCTTTTTGACCGAACCGGGCATCGCACTGCTAACCCGCTTCCTCAACTGGACTTAA